In Alosa sapidissima isolate fAloSap1 chromosome 11, fAloSap1.pri, whole genome shotgun sequence, a single window of DNA contains:
- the LOC121724508 gene encoding LOW QUALITY PROTEIN: aminopeptidase N-like (The sequence of the model RefSeq protein was modified relative to this genomic sequence to represent the inferred CDS: inserted 2 bases in 1 codon; deleted 1 base in 1 codon), whose translation MKDLIVLSQGCDIYRVFAVDALASSHPLSSKEEEIQRPEQISELFDAISYSKGASVLRMLSNFLSEDVFVMGLSTYLNKFAFNNTVYSDLWDHLQAAAVKTGTSERLPDTVHEIMNRWVLQMGFPVVSIDTATGTVTQQHFLLDPDSVVDRPSEFNYTWYVPITWQKDSVKGADFWLMKKTDLNNDLKTTSADQWVLANLNVAGYYRVKYDDANYARLQNQLTMAHELIPMINRAQFIDNAFNLARAKLVPTTLALDMTKYLNKEREYXPWESALDNLDFFYLMFDRTEIYGLLQTYIMKQVEPLFNHYKDITADWTKVPERHTDQYNQVNALSMACSTEIEVCTRLVKEWFGSWMNNTQNNPIHPNLRSVVYCSAIAAGGVVEWDHGWKMFQEATIAIEQDKLRAALACASQPWLLNRYLEYTLKPDMIRKQDATSTIVHIANNVVGQPLAWDFMRAGCTFSMSEYIKDVELQFEFELKELQQFKQDYADVGFGSGTLAVEQSIERTQANIKWVAENRDIMQTWLKQVISP comes from the exons ATG AAAGACCTGATTGTGCTC AGCCAAGGCTGTGACATATACAGAGTGTTTGCAGTGGACGCCCTGGCCTCCTCTCATCCCTTGTCCTCCAAAGAGGAGGAGATCCAAAGACCTGAGCAGATCAGTGAGCTATTTGATGCCATCTCCTATAGCAag GGGGCTTCTGTTCTAAGAATGCTATCCAACTTCCTGTCTGAAGATGTCTTTGTAATGGGACTGAGT ACGTACCTGAACAAGTTTGCCTTCAATAACACTGTCTACTCTGACCTGTGGGACCACCTGCAAGCA GCCGCTGTGAAAACTGGAACCAGTGAGCGTTTGCCAGACACAGTCCATGAAATCATGAACCGCTGGGTCCTCCAGATGG gttTCCCTGTGGTCTCCATAGATACCGCCACTGGAACTGTAACCCAGCAACACTTCCTGCTGGACCCTGACTCTGTTGTGGACAGGCCGTCTGAGTTCAA TTATACATGGTATGTGCCCATTACATGGCAGAAGGACTCTGTGAAAGGTGCAGACTTTTGGCTGATGAAAAAAACAG ATTTGAATAATGACCTTAAGACAACTAGCGCTGATCAGTGGGTGCTGGCCAACCTCAATGTGGCAGGATACTACAGAGTCAAATACGATGATGCAAATTATGCGAGGCTTCAGAATCAACTCACAATGGCTCATGAA CTCATTCCAATGATCAATAGAGCCCAATTTATCGACAATGCTTTTAATCTAGCAAG AGCAAAACTTGTGCCAACAACACTAGCTCTGGACATGACA AAGTATTTGAACAAAGAGAGGGAGTA GCCGTGGGAGTCTGCTCTGGACAACCTGGACTTCTTCTACCTGATGTTTGATCGCACGGAGATCTACGGCCTCCTGCAG ACGTATATCATGAAACAAGTGGAGCCCCTCTTTAACCACTACAAGGACATCACTGCGGACTGGACCAAAGTACCAGAACGGCACACTGACCA ATACAACCAGGTGAATGCGCTGAGCATGGCCTGTAGCACAGAGATTGAAGTGTGCACTAGACTGGTCAAAGAATGGTTCGGTAGCTGGATGAACAACACACAGAACAACCC GATCCATCCCAACCTACGGTCTGTAGTCTACTGCAGTGCCATTGCCGCTGGTGGAGTGGTAGAATGGGACCATGGCTGGAAGATGTTTCAAGAGGCAACCATCGCCATCGAGCAGGACAAGCTCAGGGCTGCACTGGCCTGCGCTTCACAGCCTTGGCTCTTGAACAG GTACCTGGAGTACACCTTGAAACCAGACATGATTCGGAAACAGGATGCTACTTCTACTATTGTCCACATTGCCAATAATGTGGTGGGCCAACCTCTGGCTTGGGACTTCATGAGAGCTGGGTGTACATTTTCAATGAGTGAGtacatta AGGATGTAGAATTACAATTCGAATTTGAATTGAAGGAA CTCCAGCAGTTCAAGCAGGACTACGCCGATGTGGGCTTTGGATCAGGCACCCTGGCTGTGGAGCAGTCTATTGAGAGAACACAGGCCAACATCAAATGGGTAGCAGAAAACAGAGACATAATGCAGACTTGGCTAAAACAAGTAATTTCACCGTAA